One window of Sinorhizobium fredii NGR234 genomic DNA carries:
- a CDS encoding branched-chain amino acid ABC transporter permease, whose product MLDMTLTLELQNQKERTPVVAQTVFLGAGLAFLLVAPLFFYPVFLMKILCFALFACAFNLLLGYTGLLSFGHAAFFGGAAYFTAHAVKEWGLPVEFGLLAGVAGAALLGAVIGFFAIRRQGIYFAMITLALAQMFYFFCLQAEFTHGEDGIQSVPRGHLFGFIDLSQSSNMYYFVLAVFVIGIAIIWRIINSPFGMILKSIRENETRAISLGYSVRNYKLGAFVMSAALTGLAGGLKALVFQFATLTDVGWQMSGEVILMTLLGGIGTLIGPLFGAALVVTLQNYLATSEFPVTIITGVVFMVCVLLFRRGIVGEFYNSRLGRRLGFEHRHK is encoded by the coding sequence ATGCTTGATATGACGCTGACACTCGAACTTCAGAACCAGAAGGAACGCACACCGGTCGTCGCCCAGACGGTGTTTCTTGGGGCGGGTCTCGCCTTTCTCCTGGTTGCCCCGCTGTTTTTCTACCCCGTCTTCCTGATGAAGATCCTCTGCTTCGCCCTCTTTGCCTGCGCCTTCAATCTGCTGCTCGGCTATACCGGGCTGCTATCCTTCGGCCATGCGGCCTTCTTCGGCGGCGCCGCCTATTTCACCGCGCATGCCGTCAAGGAATGGGGCCTGCCGGTCGAGTTCGGGCTTCTCGCCGGTGTCGCCGGCGCCGCCCTGCTCGGCGCGGTCATCGGCTTCTTCGCCATCCGCCGCCAGGGCATCTATTTCGCGATGATCACGCTGGCGCTGGCGCAGATGTTCTATTTTTTCTGCCTGCAGGCCGAGTTCACGCATGGCGAGGATGGCATCCAGTCGGTGCCGCGCGGCCATCTGTTCGGCTTCATCGACCTCTCGCAGTCCTCGAACATGTATTACTTCGTGCTGGCCGTCTTCGTCATCGGCATCGCCATCATCTGGCGGATCATCAATTCGCCCTTCGGCATGATCCTGAAGTCGATCCGGGAAAACGAGACGCGGGCGATCTCACTCGGCTATTCGGTGAGGAACTACAAGCTCGGCGCCTTCGTCATGTCGGCCGCATTGACCGGCCTGGCCGGGGGCTTGAAGGCGCTGGTCTTCCAGTTCGCGACGCTGACCGATGTCGGCTGGCAGATGTCGGGCGAGGTGATCCTGATGACGCTGCTCGGCGGCATCGGAACGCTGATCGGACCGCTGTTCGGCGCAGCACTCGTGGTGACGCTGCAGAACTACCTGGCGACCTCGGAATTTCCGGTGACGATCATTACCGGCGTCGTCTTCATGGTCTGCGTCCTCTTGTTCCGCCGCGGCATCGTCGGCGAGTTCTACAATTCGCGCCTCGGCCGCAGGCTCGGCTTCGAGCACCGGCACAAATAG
- a CDS encoding branched-chain amino acid ABC transporter permease: protein MTTIFGIPLQAFLGQLLIGLINGSFYALLSLGLAIIFGLLRVINFAHGAQYMLGAFIAWLLLAHFGIGYWPALILAPLLVGLIGAAIERTMLRRLYSLDPLYGLLFTFGLALTVEGTFRYFYGASGQPYATPALLTGGANLGFMFLPIYRGWAVVFSLFICIGTWLVIEKTKLGSYLRAATENPVLVQSFGINVPFLLTLTYGLGAALAALAGVLAAPIYQVSPLMGSNIIIVVFAVVVVGGMGSIMGAIVTGYLLGVAEGLTKVFYPEASNIVIFVIMAIVLLLRPAGLFGRDA, encoded by the coding sequence ATGACGACGATCTTCGGAATTCCGCTCCAGGCCTTTCTCGGACAGTTGCTGATCGGCCTCATCAACGGCTCCTTCTATGCGCTTTTGAGCCTCGGCCTTGCCATCATCTTCGGCCTGTTGCGCGTCATCAATTTCGCCCACGGCGCGCAATACATGCTCGGCGCCTTCATCGCCTGGCTGCTGCTCGCGCATTTCGGCATCGGCTACTGGCCGGCGCTGATCCTGGCGCCGCTTCTCGTCGGTCTCATCGGGGCCGCCATCGAGCGCACCATGCTGAGGCGGCTCTATTCGCTGGACCCGCTCTACGGCCTGCTGTTCACCTTCGGCCTGGCGCTGACGGTCGAAGGCACCTTCCGCTATTTTTACGGCGCTTCCGGACAGCCCTATGCGACGCCGGCGCTTTTGACCGGCGGCGCCAATCTCGGCTTCATGTTCCTGCCCATCTATCGCGGCTGGGCGGTCGTCTTCTCGCTGTTCATCTGCATTGGTACCTGGCTCGTCATCGAGAAGACCAAGCTCGGCTCGTATCTGCGCGCCGCCACCGAAAACCCGGTGCTGGTGCAATCCTTCGGCATCAACGTGCCGTTCCTGCTGACGCTGACCTATGGCCTCGGCGCCGCACTTGCCGCGCTTGCCGGCGTGCTCGCCGCACCGATCTACCAGGTCTCGCCGCTGATGGGATCGAACATCATCATCGTCGTCTTCGCCGTGGTGGTGGTCGGCGGCATGGGTTCGATCATGGGGGCGATCGTCACCGGCTACCTGCTCGGCGTCGCCGAGGGCCTGACCAAGGTCTTCTATCCGGAGGCCTCCAACATCGTGATCTTCGTGATCATGGCCATCGTTCTCCTGCTGAGGCCTGCCGGCCTCTTCGGCCGGGATGCTTGA
- a CDS encoding ABC transporter ATP-binding protein: MKPLLKVSGLNAWYGESHILHGVDMVVGEGEMVTLLGRNGVGKTTTLRAIMGIVRERKGEITFAGEDLMRVPLHRVAHRGLGFIPEERGIFSTLSVYENLLLPPAVAAGGMTIDEIFELFPNLHERRNSQGTKLSGGEQQMLAIARILRTGARMMLLDEPTEGLAPVIVQRIGEVLKTLKERGMTVLLVEQNFRFASKVADRFYLMDHGKVAGEFPVSELAARMDMLHDVLGV, translated from the coding sequence ATGAAACCGCTGCTCAAGGTCTCCGGCCTCAATGCCTGGTACGGCGAGAGCCACATTCTCCATGGTGTCGACATGGTCGTCGGCGAGGGCGAGATGGTAACGCTGCTCGGCCGCAACGGCGTCGGCAAGACGACGACGCTGCGCGCCATCATGGGTATCGTCCGCGAGCGCAAGGGCGAGATCACCTTTGCCGGCGAGGACCTGATGCGCGTGCCGCTCCATCGCGTTGCCCATCGCGGCCTCGGCTTCATTCCCGAGGAGCGCGGCATCTTCTCGACGCTCTCCGTCTACGAGAACCTGTTGCTGCCGCCGGCCGTCGCTGCAGGCGGCATGACGATCGACGAGATTTTCGAGCTCTTTCCCAATCTCCACGAACGCCGCAACAGCCAGGGAACGAAACTCTCCGGCGGCGAACAGCAGATGCTGGCGATCGCCCGCATCCTGCGCACCGGCGCCAGGATGATGCTGCTCGACGAGCCGACCGAAGGCCTCGCCCCGGTCATTGTCCAGCGCATCGGCGAGGTGCTGAAGACACTCAAGGAGCGCGGCATGACGGTTCTGCTGGTCGAACAGAACTTCCGCTTCGCCAGCAAGGTCGCCGATCGCTTCTATCTCATGGATCATGGCAAGGTCGCGGGCGAGTTTCCGGTCTCGGAGCTTGCCGCGCGCATGGACATGCTGCACGACGTGCTCGGGGTGTAA
- a CDS encoding ABC transporter ATP-binding protein, which translates to MSVAAPLENGAPRVVLSARGLRRDFGGFTAVKDVDLDVHHARVHALIGPNGAGKTTVFNLLTKFLQPTRGTITLLGQDITNTAPDKVARLGLVRSFQISAVFPHLTVIDNVRVALQRPNRLATQFWKPLSALDALNGKAEQLIRSVGLDKERNALAADLSYGRKRVLEIATTLALDPKVLLLDEPMAGMGHEDVGMVAEIIREVARERAVLMVEHNLSVVATLCHHVTVLQRGEILAEGDYATVSEDPRVRTAYMGTEEASR; encoded by the coding sequence ATGAGCGTCGCCGCGCCCTTGGAGAATGGAGCACCGCGGGTGGTTCTGTCCGCCCGCGGTCTCCGCCGTGACTTCGGCGGCTTCACGGCCGTCAAGGACGTCGACCTCGATGTCCACCATGCCCGCGTGCATGCGCTGATCGGTCCGAACGGGGCCGGCAAGACGACCGTCTTCAACCTGTTGACCAAGTTCCTGCAGCCGACCCGCGGGACGATCACGCTGCTCGGCCAGGACATCACCAACACCGCGCCGGACAAGGTCGCCCGCCTGGGCCTGGTGCGCTCCTTCCAGATCTCGGCGGTGTTCCCGCACCTGACGGTCATCGACAATGTCCGCGTCGCCCTGCAGCGGCCGAACCGGCTTGCGACGCAGTTCTGGAAGCCGCTGTCGGCGCTCGACGCCCTGAACGGCAAGGCCGAGCAGTTGATCCGCTCGGTGGGCCTCGACAAGGAGCGCAACGCCTTGGCGGCCGATCTCTCCTACGGCCGCAAGCGCGTCCTCGAGATCGCCACCACGCTGGCGCTCGATCCGAAAGTGCTGCTGCTCGACGAGCCGATGGCCGGCATGGGCCACGAGGATGTCGGCATGGTCGCCGAGATCATCCGCGAGGTGGCGCGCGAGCGCGCCGTGCTGATGGTCGAGCACAATCTCTCCGTCGTCGCCACGCTCTGCCATCACGTCACCGTGCTGCAGCGCGGCGAAATTCTGGCCGAGGGCGACTATGCCACCGTGTCGGAGGATCCGCGGGTGCGCACCGCCTACATGGGCACGGAGGAGGCCTCTAGATGA
- a CDS encoding ABC transporter substrate-binding protein: MNKKLIAALAILLASSTAALADASDGKVKIGILNDQSGVYADFGGKFSYEAALMAVEDYGGKVLGVPVEVVTADHQNKPDIASNIARQWYDTEQVDSIMELTTSSVALAVQAISKEKKRIDIVTGAATTELTGKQCSPYGFHWAYDTHSLAVGTGGALVKQGGDSWFFLTADYAFGYSLEENTSNYVKENGGKVVGAVRHPLATTDFSSFLLQAQSSGAKVIGLANAGLDTSNAIKQAAEFGIVQGGQRLAALLFTLAEVHGLGLEAAQGLTLTEGFYWNRNEESAKFGKRFMERTGKMPNMVHAGTYSAVTQYLKAIEKAGSDDADAVSKELHAMPVSDVFAENGTVAPNGRMIHDMYLLEVKKPDESKEPWDYFKVLATIPGKEAFIDPAQSGCELVKS, translated from the coding sequence ATGAACAAGAAACTGATCGCTGCGCTTGCAATTCTGCTTGCCAGCAGCACCGCTGCCCTTGCCGATGCATCCGACGGCAAGGTCAAGATCGGCATTCTGAACGACCAGTCCGGCGTCTATGCCGATTTCGGCGGCAAGTTTTCCTATGAGGCGGCGCTGATGGCGGTCGAGGACTACGGCGGCAAGGTGCTGGGCGTACCGGTCGAGGTGGTGACCGCCGACCACCAGAACAAGCCCGACATCGCCTCCAACATCGCCCGGCAATGGTACGACACCGAACAGGTCGACAGCATCATGGAGCTCACCACCTCTTCGGTGGCGCTCGCCGTCCAGGCGATCTCGAAGGAGAAGAAGAGGATCGACATCGTCACCGGAGCGGCGACGACGGAGCTTACCGGCAAGCAATGCAGCCCCTATGGCTTCCACTGGGCCTACGACACGCATTCGCTCGCCGTCGGTACCGGCGGCGCGCTGGTCAAGCAGGGCGGCGACAGCTGGTTCTTCCTGACCGCCGACTACGCCTTCGGCTATTCGCTGGAGGAGAACACCAGCAACTACGTCAAGGAAAACGGCGGCAAGGTGGTCGGCGCGGTGCGCCATCCGCTCGCCACCACCGACTTCTCGTCCTTCCTGCTGCAGGCGCAATCCTCCGGCGCCAAGGTGATTGGACTTGCCAATGCCGGCCTCGACACCTCGAACGCCATCAAGCAGGCGGCCGAGTTCGGTATCGTCCAGGGCGGCCAGCGCCTGGCGGCCCTGCTCTTCACGCTCGCCGAGGTGCATGGTCTCGGGCTCGAGGCGGCGCAAGGCCTGACGCTGACCGAGGGCTTCTACTGGAATCGCAACGAGGAGAGCGCCAAGTTCGGCAAGCGCTTCATGGAGCGCACCGGCAAGATGCCGAACATGGTTCATGCCGGCACCTATTCGGCCGTCACGCAATATCTGAAGGCGATCGAGAAGGCCGGCAGCGACGATGCGGACGCTGTTTCCAAGGAACTGCATGCGATGCCCGTCAGCGACGTCTTTGCCGAAAATGGGACGGTGGCGCCGAACGGCCGCATGATCCACGACATGTACCTGCTCGAGGTCAAGAAGCCGGACGAAAGCAAGGAGCCCTGGGACTATTTCAAGGTTCTGGCGACCATTCCCGGCAAGGAGGCCTTCATCGATCCGGCCCAGAGCGGCTGCGAACTCGTGAAATCCTGA
- a CDS encoding LysR family transcriptional regulator, which produces MNPNFTWDDLQFFLAVARTGQLSTAARRLRTSHATVSRRIDRLEFALKVKLFERNPRGYVLTAMGQRFVETAERIERETEQLQFDISDGMTAQRGVVRLSTLEGFGNFFLSDRLAEFAGRYPNISLELVAIQQIMSLSRKEADIAVALAAPKAGPYHSEVLTPYTLHVYGARSYLARHSKIRTRNDLSSHRFVGYIEDMIFTPGLDYLGEIQPGLRAHFQSSSILTQLKAARQGLGLCVLPYFMAKDETNLEIVLPEEIELKRTYWLICHRDQMAMPRVRAVRDFLVEAVKENRGSFLRDGLPTIGQKRPLEER; this is translated from the coding sequence ATGAACCCGAATTTCACCTGGGACGACCTGCAGTTCTTTCTGGCGGTGGCGCGCACCGGCCAGCTTTCCACCGCGGCGCGGCGGCTCAGAACCAGCCATGCCACCGTTTCCCGCCGCATCGACCGGCTGGAATTTGCCCTCAAGGTCAAGCTCTTCGAGCGCAATCCGCGCGGCTACGTGCTGACGGCGATGGGTCAGCGCTTCGTCGAGACGGCCGAGCGGATCGAGCGGGAAACCGAGCAGCTCCAGTTCGACATCAGCGACGGCATGACCGCCCAGCGCGGTGTCGTGCGGCTGAGCACGCTCGAGGGGTTCGGCAATTTCTTTCTTTCCGACCGGCTTGCCGAATTCGCCGGCCGCTATCCGAACATCTCGCTGGAGCTCGTGGCGATCCAGCAGATCATGTCCTTGTCGCGCAAGGAGGCGGATATCGCCGTGGCGCTCGCCGCGCCCAAGGCTGGACCGTACCATTCCGAGGTGCTCACCCCCTATACCTTGCATGTCTACGGCGCACGAAGCTATTTGGCCCGGCACTCCAAGATCCGCACGCGCAATGATCTGAGCTCGCACCGCTTCGTCGGTTACATCGAGGACATGATCTTCACGCCGGGGCTCGACTATCTCGGCGAAATCCAGCCGGGCCTGCGCGCCCATTTCCAGAGCTCCAGCATCCTGACGCAGCTGAAGGCGGCGCGTCAGGGGCTTGGCCTTTGCGTGCTGCCCTATTTCATGGCGAAGGACGAAACCAATCTGGAGATCGTGCTGCCGGAGGAGATCGAACTGAAGCGCACCTATTGGCTGATCTGCCACCGCGACCAGATGGCGATGCCGCGGGTGAGAGCGGTGCGCGATTTCCTGGTCGAAGCGGTCAAGGAGAACCGCGGCTCCTTCCTCAGAGACGGTTTGCCGACGATTGGCCAGAAGCGCCCGCTCGAAGAGCGATGA
- a CDS encoding META domain-containing protein — protein MLKALTAASCACVMIELASMQSVAAENVPQELIGSWLAEDIGGGGVIDDLETVLDIHEDGTYGGMGGCNMFTGVFSLSERTITFGPTAAARTLCAPAIMEQEQKFLDTLKNEVSWKVDGRRLTLTGSNGAPVMRLVSAESASSGMAELTLRIPGAGAADRQRVRYDCGGETVEAEYINAGSVSLVTFSTGGHFIVASGVLSGSGARYAGDRYIWWTEGDEATLFDVSKGEEDPGILCERRG, from the coding sequence ATGCTCAAAGCCCTGACAGCCGCGTCCTGTGCCTGCGTGATGATCGAGCTCGCCTCCATGCAATCGGTCGCCGCCGAAAACGTGCCGCAGGAACTGATCGGTTCCTGGCTCGCCGAGGACATCGGCGGCGGCGGGGTCATCGACGATCTGGAGACGGTGCTCGACATTCACGAGGACGGTACCTATGGCGGGATGGGCGGCTGCAACATGTTCACCGGCGTCTTCAGCCTCTCGGAGAGAACGATCACCTTCGGCCCCACCGCCGCGGCGCGCACCTTGTGCGCCCCCGCCATCATGGAGCAGGAGCAGAAGTTTCTAGACACGCTGAAAAACGAGGTCAGCTGGAAAGTGGATGGCAGGCGACTCACTCTGACAGGGTCGAATGGCGCGCCCGTCATGCGCCTTGTTTCGGCGGAGTCGGCCTCCTCCGGGATGGCCGAGCTGACGCTGCGAATTCCCGGCGCCGGCGCGGCCGATCGGCAGAGGGTTCGTTACGATTGCGGTGGGGAGACGGTCGAAGCCGAATACATCAATGCCGGCTCCGTCTCACTCGTCACCTTCTCGACCGGCGGCCACTTTATCGTCGCGTCGGGCGTGCTTTCCGGGTCGGGGGCAAGATATGCGGGCGACCGCTACATCTGGTGGACCGAGGGTGATGAGGCGACGCTCTTCGATGTCTCGAAAGGGGAGGAGGATCCCGGCATCCTGTGCGAGAGGCGGGGATAA